One stretch of Archocentrus centrarchus isolate MPI-CPG fArcCen1 chromosome 5, fArcCen1, whole genome shotgun sequence DNA includes these proteins:
- the txnrd3 gene encoding thioredoxin reductase 3: protein MPPVENDTGKKELKSQIQELIDANQVMVFSKSYCPYCIKVKDLFKELKVECNVVELDLIDNGTNYQEMLLEMTGQRTVPNVFINKKHIGGLDKTMQAHNDGSLQQLLNGENENYDYDLIVIGGGSGGLACSKEAATLGKKVMVLDYVVPTPKGTTWGLGGTCVNVGCIPKKLMHQTALLGTAVQDARKFGWEFDETVKHNWETMKTAVNNYIGSLNWGYRVALRDKNVNYVNAYAEFVEPHKIKATNKRGKETFYTAAKFVLATGERPRYLGIPGDKEHCITSDDLFSLPYCPGKTLVVGASYVALECGGFLAGLGLDVTVMVRSILLRGFDQDMANRAGEHMGEHGVKFIRKYVPTKIEQLEAGTPGRLKVTAKSTETDEIIEGEYNTVLIAVGRDACTDKIGLDKAGVKVNPKNGKIPVNDEEQTNVPHIYAIGDILEGKWELTPVAIQAGKLLARRLYKGSTIKCDYINVPTTVFTPLEYGSCGLSEEKAIELYGQENLEVYHSLFWPLEFTVPGRDNNKCYAKIICNKLDNDRVIGFHYLGPNAGEVTQGFGVAMKCGATKEQLDITIGIHPTCAEIFTTMDVTKSSGGDITQAGC, encoded by the exons ATGCCTCCCGTCGAAAATGACACCGGGAAGAAGGAGCTCAAATCTCAGATACAGGAGCTTATTGACGCCAATCAAGTGATGGTTTTCAGCAAAAGCTACTGCCCGTATTGTATAAAG GTGAAAGACTTGTTCAAAGAGCTGAAAGTCGAGTGCAATGTGGTGGAACTGGATCTCATAG ATAATGGGACAAACTATCAGGAGATGCTGCTTGAGATGACCGGACAGCGAACAGTTCCTAACGTCTTCATCAACAAGAAGCACATTGGTGGCCTTGACAAAACAATGCAG gCCCATAATGATGGCAGCctacagcagctgctgaacGGGGAAAATGAAAATTACGACTACGACCTGATCGTCATCGGAGGAGGTTCTGGAGGCCTGGCCTGCTCAAAG GAAGCTGCTACACTGGGGAAGAAGGTCATGGTGTTGGATTATGTTGTGCCCACACCAAAAGGAACCACTTGGG GTCTTGGTGGAACATGTGTGAATGTGGGCTGCATTCCCAAAAAGCTGATGCACCAGACGGCTTTGCTGGGCACAGCCGTGCAGGACGCACGCAAGTTTGGCTGGGAGTTCGATGAAACAG TGAAGCACAACTGGGAGACAATGAAGACAGCTGTTAATAACTACATTGGCTCCCTGAACTGGGGCTACAGGGTAGCACTGAGGGACAAGAATGTCAACTATGTCAATGCCTACGCAGAGTTCGTTGAACCACACAAAATCAAG GCTACAAACAAACGAGGGAAGGAGACGTTCTACACAGCAGCCAAGTTTGTCTTGGCTACGGGCGAGAGGCCACGTTACCTGGGCATTCCTGGAGACAAGGAGCACTGCATCACCAG TGATGACCTCTTCTCATTGCCTTACTGCCCGGGGAAGACTTTGGTGGTCGGGGCATCCTATGTGGCTCTGGAGTGCGGCGGCTTCCTGGCCGGCCTGGGGCTCGATGTCACCGTCATGGTACGGTCCATCCTGCTGAGGGGCTTTGACCAGGACATGGCCAACCGCGCTGGAGAACACATGGGGGAGCACGGCGTCAAGTTCATCCGCAAATATGTACCCACAAAG ATCGAGCAGCTGGAAGCAGGAACTCCTGGCAGGCTGAAGGTGACGGCCAAGTCCACAGAAACTGATGAGATCATCGAGGGCGAGTACAACACC GTGTTGATAGCAGTGGGTCGAGACGCATGCACAGACAAGATTGGCCTGGACAAGGCAGGAGTCAAGGTCAACCCAAA GAATGGAAAAATTCCGGTCAACGATGAAGAGCAGACCAATGTGCCCCATATCTATGCCATTGGTGACATCCTGGAAGGCAAGTGGGAGCTGACACCTGTAGCCATCCAGGCTGGCAAGCTACTGGCCCGACGCCTCTACAAAGGATCAACCATCAAG TGCGACTACATCAATGTTCCCACCACAGTCTTCACCCCGCTGGAGTACGGTTCCTGCGGTCTGTCAGAGGAGAAAGCCATCGAGCTGTATGGCCAGGAAAACTTGGAG GTGTACCACAGTCTCTTCTGGCCTCTGGAGTTCACCGTGCCCGGCAGGGACAACAACAAATGCTATGCCAAGATCATCTGCAATAAACTGGACAAT GATCGAGTCATCGGTTTCCACTACCTGGGACCGAACGCAGGAGAGGTGACGCAGGGCTTCGGTGTTGCCATGAAATGTGGTGCCACCAAGGAGCAGCTGGACATCACCATCGGCATCCACCCAACCTGTGCTGAG ATCTTTACCACTATGGATGTGACCAAGAGTTCCGGTGGAGACATCACACAGGCCGGCTGCTGA